The proteins below are encoded in one region of Aggregicoccus sp. 17bor-14:
- the fumC gene encoding class II fumarate hydratase, with translation MSTKNVRIEKDTFGPIEVPADRLWGAQTQRSRQNFDISSERMPLALIRALVLVKKAAAIVNVENGTLAKERGEAIVKAADEVLAGKHDEEFPLIVWQTGSGTQTNMNVNEVLANRASELLGGERGESRKVHPNDDVNKGQSSNDVFPTAMSVAAVEAVVRGVVPQVKALRETLAQKAKAFESVVKIGRTHLQDATPLTLGQEFSGYVAQIDQALRHLERVLPHLCELALGGTAVGTGLNAPKGYAERVAKEIAQLTGLPFVTAPNKFEALAANDAVVQAHGALKGLAAAFFKIANDIRWLSSGPRSGLGEITIPENEPGSSIMPGKVNPTQCEAMTMLCAQVMGNDVAISLGGASGNFELNVYKPLMIHNFLQSCRLLGDGARSFRDNCAVGIEPNMPRIKENLERSLMLVTALNPHIGYDNAAKIAKTAHKQGKTLKEVAVELGLLTAEQFDQWVRPEKMTGNL, from the coding sequence GTGAGCACCAAGAACGTTCGCATCGAGAAGGACACCTTCGGCCCCATCGAGGTCCCCGCCGACCGCCTCTGGGGCGCGCAGACGCAGCGCAGCCGCCAGAACTTCGACATCTCCTCCGAGCGCATGCCCCTGGCGCTCATCCGCGCGCTCGTGCTGGTGAAGAAGGCGGCGGCGATCGTGAACGTGGAGAACGGCACGCTCGCCAAGGAGCGCGGCGAGGCCATCGTGAAGGCGGCGGACGAGGTGCTCGCCGGCAAGCACGACGAGGAGTTCCCCCTCATCGTCTGGCAGACGGGCAGCGGCACCCAGACGAACATGAACGTGAACGAGGTGCTGGCCAACCGCGCCTCCGAGCTGCTGGGCGGCGAGCGCGGCGAGTCGCGCAAGGTGCACCCCAACGACGACGTCAACAAGGGCCAGAGCTCCAACGACGTGTTCCCCACCGCGATGAGCGTCGCGGCGGTGGAGGCGGTGGTGCGCGGCGTGGTGCCCCAGGTGAAGGCGCTGCGCGAGACGCTCGCGCAAAAGGCGAAGGCCTTCGAGAGCGTGGTGAAGATCGGCCGCACCCACCTGCAGGACGCGACCCCGCTCACCCTCGGCCAGGAGTTCAGCGGCTACGTCGCGCAGATCGACCAGGCGCTGCGCCACCTGGAGCGCGTGCTGCCGCACCTGTGCGAGCTCGCCCTGGGCGGCACCGCCGTGGGCACCGGCCTCAACGCCCCCAAGGGCTATGCCGAGCGCGTGGCGAAGGAGATCGCCCAGCTCACCGGCCTGCCCTTCGTCACCGCCCCCAACAAGTTCGAGGCGCTCGCCGCCAACGACGCCGTGGTGCAGGCGCACGGCGCGCTCAAGGGGCTCGCGGCCGCCTTCTTCAAGATCGCCAACGACATCCGCTGGCTCTCGAGCGGCCCCCGCTCGGGCCTGGGCGAGATCACCATCCCGGAGAACGAGCCGGGCAGCTCCATCATGCCGGGCAAGGTGAACCCCACCCAGTGCGAGGCGATGACCATGCTCTGCGCGCAGGTGATGGGCAACGACGTGGCCATCAGCCTCGGCGGCGCCTCGGGCAACTTCGAGCTCAACGTCTACAAGCCGCTGATGATCCACAACTTCCTGCAGAGCTGCCGGCTGCTCGGAGACGGGGCGCGCAGCTTCCGCGACAACTGCGCCGTGGGCATCGAGCCGAACATGCCGCGCATCAAGGAGAACCTCGAGCGCTCGCTCATGCTCGTCACCGCGCTCAACCCGCACATCGGCTACGACAACGCGGCGAAGATCGCGAAGACCGCCCACAAGCAGGGCAAGACCCTCAAGGAGGTCGCGGTCGAGCTCGGGCTGCTCACTGCCGAGCAGTTCGACCAGTGGGTGCGCCCGGAGAAGATGACCGGCAACCTCTAG